The segment GCGCAGCGGGATCTGCAGCACTTGGAAGTAGTCGTCGCTGACGATGCACAATCCGGCGAGCGGACGCTGCGACAGTGGCAGAATCGGACGGCCGCCGACGCTGTAGGGCGAGACCGGGTTGACGCCGCCCAGCGGCACGCCGATCGCCGCCGCGGCCGCTTTGACCTGCGGCACTGTTTGCAGCCGCTCGATCACCTGCTGGAAGAATTGTGCCTGCTCGGCGTTCGTCTTGTAGCGGCCGGCCGGGATGCCGACGAACGCCGTGGCGACGCCGTGCGCGTCGAAACCGGGCGGCGTCCGCTGCAGACGCAGGAAGCTCATCAGCAGCAGCGTGGAACCGACGAGCAGCGTCACCGAAAGCGCGACCTCCACGACCACGAGCGACGCGCGGAACCGACCGCCGCGCGTTCCGCCGGGCGCGCCGCGCGCGGTGTCCTTGAGCGTTTCCGCGAGGTCCTGACGCGACGCCTGCAACGCCGGTGCGAGCCCGACGAGCAGCGCGCTCACCAGCGTGATGCCGAAGGTGAACGCCACGGCGGGCCAATCGAGCGTGAGCGTGGTGTTGGGCGGCAGCTGGGAGGCGATGGTCGACTGGACGGCGGACAGCGCCCACAGCGAGAAGAGGATTCCGAGGGCGCCGGCGAAAAACGAAAACACGATGCTCTCCAACACGAACTGGCGCACGATGGTGCGGCGCGTGGCGCCGAGCGATTGCCGCACCGCGATCTCCTTGTGGCGGGCCGAGAGCCGGCCGAGGAAAAGGCTCGCGACGTTGGCGCAGGCGATCAGCAGCACGAAGCCGACCGCGCCGAGCAGCGTGTAGAACGTCGGCCGGAGATTGCCGACGAGGGTGTCGGTGTAGAAGCGCGCTTCCGAAAGATTCTGCGCGTCGAGGTAGGTGCTGTAGCGCTCCGCGTAACTCTTGCTCAACGCGGTGAGCTCGGCGTTCGCCTGCTCGAGCGACACGCCGGGCTTCAGCCGCGCAATCGGCTGCATGAAACTCGCGCCGCGCTCGACCTGATCGGGCGTGAGTCCGGGGTTTTCGAAGACGCGCGGTGCGAAGAGCTGCGTCGCGCTGAAGGGATTGCTGAGCCGCGGCGGCATCACCCCGATCACCTGCCACGAGCGGCCGTCGAGCTGAATGGTTTCGCCCACGACGCTCTCGCGTCCGCCGAAGCGCGTTTGCCAGAACTCGTGGCTGAGCAGGCAGACGGCGGGACCGTTGGGCGCGTCCTCCTCGGGGGTGAAGTTGCGGCCGAGCAGCGGCTGCACGCCGAGCGTGGGGAAGAAACTGGCCGTGACGCGGAGTCCGTTGAGCTGCTCGGGATCGCCGTTGCCGGTGAGCGTGAAGTTGCTGAACGCGCTGTTGCCGACCTGCGCGAACGAGCGGACGTTCGCCGCGATCTCGCGATAGCGCGGCCAGGCGACGGCCGGCGCATTGAAGTTGAGACTGTTGTTGACCGACCAGATCGCGACGAGCGAGGACGGCTGCGGCAGCGTGACGGGATTCAGCACGAGCTGGTTGAAGATGCTGAACAGCGCGGTGTTCGCGCCGATGCCGACCGCGATCGTCAGCACGGCAACGAAGGTGAAGCCGGGGGATTTGAGCAGCGCGCGAAAAGCGTAGCGAAGATCGAGCATGATGAGGCGGGGAATGGAGTGTGTCGGGTCCGCGATCGCAGGCGGCATGCCCGGAAACGAGCGGGTTACGCAGGGCCGCTGAAAATCAGCGGGTTAAAATTCATCAGACGCGAGACGCGGGGAACCGGGCGTTCGAAAATGAAACCTCGTCGTCCCACGCGCGGGACGCGTGCTTGGACGTGGCAAGGGCGTCCGCCGACGAGGGTTGGGCTCGCGCGGCCGCACCGCTGGCGACGCGGCGCTCCACGCACACGGGCGGGAGACGCCCGTGCCACTCCAGTCCTGTTCAAAACCGGTAAAAGCCGGCGGGTGGCGATGCGGTCCGCTACAGTTTCGCGGCGAGGGAACGATAGCCGATGGCATCCAGCCGAAGAAACCCGATGACGCCATACGGCAAAACTCCCATAGGACCTCCAGATGACGCTTCATTTTGGCCGCTCCTTGGTCGCGGCTTGTCTCCTCGCTGGGCTGGTGCGCTGCGCGACCGCGGCGATAACTGATTCACGACTCGTCAACCTTTCCACCCGCGGATTCGTCGGCACCGGCGATGACGTGCTGATCGCGGGATTCGTGGTCAACGGCACCGGATCGAAAGAGGTGCTGATCCGGGCGGTTGGGCCGTCGCTGGCTCAGGCCGGGCTGGCCGGCGCGCTGACCCAGCCGCGACTGCAGGTGTTCGACAGCACCGGACGGCTGATCGCGACCCAGGAACGCTGGGATCCGACGCTGAAGCCGGTGTTCGCGCAAATCGGCGCGTCGCCGTTCGCGGAAAACAGCCTTGATGCCGCGCTCCGACTGACGCTCGCGGCGGGTCACTACACCGTGCACGTCTCCGGCATCGATGGTCCGCGCGGAATTGCGCTCGTCGAGGTTTACGAGATCAACGGCGCGCCGCGACTGCTCAATCTCTCCACGCGCGGCCGGATCGAATCCGGCGACGGCGTGTTGATTGCCGGTTTGGTGATTTCCGGTCAGGGGCCACGCCGCGTTCTGCTGCGCGCGGGCGGGCCCGCCTTGACGAAGGCCGGGCTCAACACCGTGGTGCCGGATCCGGTGCTCACGCTCTTCGACCAGCAAGGCCGCGTGGTCGCGAGCAACGACGACTGGTGCGACAGCGACTACTCGACCGAAGTGGCCATGGCCTCGTCCGTGACCGGCGCTTATGCGTTCCCCGACGCGAGCTACGACTCGGCGCTGCTGATCGATCTGCCGCCGGGTGCCTATTCGATGCACGTGAGCGGACTCGAGAATCGCTGCGGCATCGCGCTGCTCGAAGTGTACGATGTCACCGCTGCGACCGGTGCGACGGCGACCTCGATGAACTCGGCGGCGGTCAAGGCCGAAGGCGCCAGTTCGCGGCGGAAGAATCCGAAGCCGGCGCCCGATCCGAACTCGCGCATCGGCACGCCCTACAGCGCATCGGCCCTGAGCTGGGCGCGTGCCGACGTCAGCGCCCGGCTCGGGCCGACGTTCGCCGAGCTGAATCCCGGCGCGGCGGACGATCGGCCGACGTTGTTCAAGCAGGAATCGAAGATCGCCGGCGGCAAGTATTACGTGCGGATCAATCCCTACGAACTCGGCGAGCCGGGAACCTACAACGACTATTGGAGCGACACCGGCCAGGTCGGCTACATCCCCAACGATCCGGCGAACGATCCCGGACTCGATCGCGTGCAGGTGTACGCCTACTACAACCGCGTGTTTGCGATCAGCCCGCGGCCCGACGTGGCCAGCGGCCGGCTGCACTCGGACCCGCAGACGCGCGAGCCGCGTTACCTCGAGCTCAATGGCGGCACGCCGATGCAGCCGGTAGCCATGG is part of the Opitutus terrae PB90-1 genome and harbors:
- a CDS encoding ABC transporter permease is translated as MLDLRYAFRALLKSPGFTFVAVLTIAVGIGANTALFSIFNQLVLNPVTLPQPSSLVAIWSVNNSLNFNAPAVAWPRYREIAANVRSFAQVGNSAFSNFTLTGNGDPEQLNGLRVTASFFPTLGVQPLLGRNFTPEEDAPNGPAVCLLSHEFWQTRFGGRESVVGETIQLDGRSWQVIGVMPPRLSNPFSATQLFAPRVFENPGLTPDQVERGASFMQPIARLKPGVSLEQANAELTALSKSYAERYSTYLDAQNLSEARFYTDTLVGNLRPTFYTLLGAVGFVLLIACANVASLFLGRLSARHKEIAVRQSLGATRRTIVRQFVLESIVFSFFAGALGILFSLWALSAVQSTIASQLPPNTTLTLDWPAVAFTFGITLVSALLVGLAPALQASRQDLAETLKDTARGAPGGTRGGRFRASLVVVEVALSVTLLVGSTLLLMSFLRLQRTPPGFDAHGVATAFVGIPAGRYKTNAEQAQFFQQVIERLQTVPQVKAAAAAIGVPLGGVNPVSPYSVGGRPILPLSQRPLAGLCIVSDDYFQVLQIPLREGRRFNPQDREGAPGVGIINESFARRLFPGENPLGKVLLRGRDANVQIEIVGIVGDVKANGLNAPAPDQIFLPMRQLGRPGMSVMARVEGDADALQPILRTAVASVDKDQPISFFQTMSTAVQQSLGVQRIVASLTSLFAAIALVLSAIGLYSVLAYTVAQRTGEIGIRMALGARPGQVVRLILQGGLKLVGLGLAVGLAAAAATARLIQSLLFAVEPFDPLIYLGVAGLFAVISMIACILPSIRAARIDPLIALRTD